A portion of the Meriones unguiculatus strain TT.TT164.6M chromosome 14, Bangor_MerUng_6.1, whole genome shotgun sequence genome contains these proteins:
- the LOC110541208 gene encoding cytochrome P450 2B1, translating to MEPSVLLLFTLFVGFLLLLVRGHPKTHGHLPPGPRPLPILGNLLQMDRGGLLYSFMQLREKYGDVFTVYLGPRPVVMLCGTEAIREALVDQAEAFSGRGTIAVVEPIVQGNGLIFANGERWKTLRRFSLATMRDFGMGRRSVEERIKEEAQCLVEELRKAHGAPLDPTFLFQCITANIICSIVFGERFDYKDRQFLRLLDLLYQTISFMSSFSSQVFELFSGFLKYFPGVHRQISKNLQEIVSYMGHSVEKHRATLDPSAPRDFIDTYLLRMEKEKSNQHTEFHLQNLVISLLSLFFAGTETSSTTLRYGFLLMLKFPHVAEKVQKEIDQVIGSHRLPTLDDRIKMPYTEAVIHEIQRFSDIIPLGLPHKVTKDTEFRGYLLPKNTEVYPILSSALRDPQYFEQPDTFNPDHFLDANGALKKNEAFLPFSTGKRMCLGEGIARNELFLFFTSILQNFSVASPVDPKDIVLTPMDGGVSKIPPTYQIHFLSR from the exons ATGGAGCCCAGTGTCCTGCTTCTTTTCACTCTCTTTGTGGGCTTCTTGCTACTCTTAGTCAGGGGTCACCCAAAGACTCACGGCCACCTCCCACCAGGGCCTCGTCCCCTCCCCATCTTGGGGAACCTCTTACAGATGGACAGAGGCGGCCTCCTCTACTCCTTCATGCAG CTTCGAGAAAAATATGGAGATGTGTTCACAGTGTACCTGGGACCAAGACCTGTGGTCATGTTGTGTGGGACAGAGGCCATTAGGGAAGCTCTGGTGGACCAAGCTGAGGCTTTCTCTGGCCGGGGGACAATCGCTGTGGTTGAGCCAATTGTACAGGGAAATG GTCTGATCTTTGCCAATGGGGAACGTTGGAAGACCCTTCGGCGATTCTCTCTAGCCACCATGAGGGACtttgggatggggaggaggagtgTGGAGGAGCGGATAAAGGAGGAGGCCCAGTGTCTGGTGGAGGAACTGAGGAAAGCTCATG GAGCACCCTTGGATCCCACGTTTCTCTTCCAGTGcatcacagccaacatcatctGCTCCATTGTCTTTGGAGAGCGCTTTGACTACAAAGACCGCCAGTTCCTGCGCCTGCTGGACCTGCTGTATCAGACCATTTCATTCATGAGCTCATTCTCCAGCCAG GTGTTTGAGCTCTTCTCTGGCTTCCTGAAGTACTTTCCTGGTGTCCACAGACAAATATCAAAAAACCTGCAGGAAATTGTCAGCTACATGGGCCACAGTGTGGAGAAACACAGGGCAACCTTGGATCCCAGTGCTCCACGAGACTTCATCGATACCTACCTTCTACGCATGGAGAAG GAGAAGTCCAACCAACACACAGAGTTCCACCTCCAGAACCTCGTCatctccctgctctctctcttctttgctgGCACCGAGACCAGCAGCACCACACTCCGCTATGGCTTCCTGCTCATGCTCAAGTTCCCCCATGTAGCAG AGAAAGTCCAAAAGGAGATCGATCAGGTGATCGGCTCACACCGCCTACCAACCCTTGATGACCGCATCAAAATGCCATACACCGAGGCAGTCATCCATGAGATTCAGAGATTTTCAGACATTATTCCACTTGGTCTGCCACACAAAGTCACCAAAGACACAGAGTTTCGAGGGTACCTGCTCCCCAAG AACACTGAAGTGTACCCCATCCTGAGTTCAGCTCTCCGTGACCCACAGTACTTTGAACAGCCAGACACCTTCAATCCTGACCACTTCCTGGATGCCAATGGAGCACTGAAGAAAAATGAAGCTTTTCTGCCCTTCTCCACAG GAAAGCGCATGTGTCTTGGTGAAGGAATTGCCCGCAATGAATTGTTCCTTTTCTTTACCTCCATCCTCCAGAACTTCTCTGTGGCCAGCCCCGTGGATCCTAAGGACATTGTCCTCACTCCCATGGATGGTGGTGTAAGCAAAATACCCCCAACATACCAGATTCACTTCTTGTCCCGCTGA